The following coding sequences lie in one Geotoga petraea genomic window:
- a CDS encoding CoA-binding protein, whose protein sequence is MRDANEYNNIALIGATQNKEKYGNKIMKNLKQKGFNLYPVTPNYNEVEGFTAYSDISKLPEDTDVLVFVVPPKIGLEVTKKAKELGFKELWYQPGAESSDLKEYLEENNLDYSFEKCIMVETNYKQ, encoded by the coding sequence ATGAGAGATGCAAATGAATATAACAACATTGCTTTGATAGGAGCGACACAAAATAAAGAAAAATATGGAAACAAGATAATGAAAAATTTGAAACAAAAGGGTTTTAATCTTTATCCCGTTACTCCTAATTATAACGAAGTAGAAGGTTTTACAGCATATTCCGACATTTCAAAGTTACCAGAAGACACTGATGTATTGGTCTTTGTAGTCCCACCAAAAATAGGTTTGGAAGTAACTAAAAAAGCTAAAGAACTCGGTTTTAAAGAACTATGGTATCAACCTGGAGCAGAATCAAGCGATTTAAAAGAATATTTAGAAGAAAACAATTTAGACTATTCTTTTGAGAAGTGCATCATGGTTGAAACTAATTATAAACAATGA
- the rpoD gene encoding RNA polymerase sigma factor RpoD, which translates to MANKKKNTDKIISQLGNINLEDVKEEGDEAVVKVKKTNKKKLKNVDTIINQLKRKAMKKGNTLDYSDIDEAIPAETSDEIDSDFIEKIYSALEESGINISDEEEEEIEENNDDDQEDMLEVYGDFELKMYDNISLGDPIKIYLKEISKVNLLTPARERQLARRAQKNDRKARDELIRANLRLVISIAKRYTGRGLSFLDLIQEGNIGLIKAVKKFDWKKGFKFSTYATWWIRQAITRAIADQARTIRIPVHMVETINKMNKIIREHLQEFGEYPTAEELSKKMDKPVEKVNEILMSAKDIISLNSPISSGNGDDDESETGDFIGSEDMTPEEVAQQMILKEKLEEVLDTLHPKEALVLKMRYGFLDGKQKTLEEVGQFFNVTRERIRQIETKALRKLRHPSRSSQLKDIVDG; encoded by the coding sequence ATGGCTAATAAGAAGAAAAATACAGATAAGATTATTTCGCAACTTGGGAATATAAACCTCGAAGATGTTAAAGAAGAAGGCGATGAAGCAGTTGTAAAGGTTAAAAAGACGAATAAAAAGAAACTCAAAAATGTTGACACTATCATCAATCAACTGAAAAGAAAAGCCATGAAAAAAGGAAATACCCTTGATTACTCTGATATTGATGAAGCAATACCAGCTGAAACATCAGATGAAATTGACAGTGATTTTATTGAAAAAATTTATTCAGCTTTAGAAGAAAGCGGTATAAACATAAGCGATGAAGAAGAAGAAGAAATCGAAGAAAACAACGATGATGATCAAGAAGATATGTTGGAAGTTTATGGAGATTTTGAACTTAAAATGTATGACAACATATCTCTTGGAGATCCAATTAAGATATATTTAAAAGAAATTTCAAAGGTAAACTTGTTGACTCCCGCAAGGGAAAGACAGTTAGCAAGGCGTGCTCAAAAAAATGATAGAAAGGCTCGAGACGAACTTATAAGGGCAAATCTCAGACTTGTTATAAGCATCGCAAAAAGATATACCGGAAGAGGCCTAAGTTTTTTAGATTTAATACAAGAAGGAAACATCGGGCTTATAAAGGCTGTAAAAAAATTCGACTGGAAAAAAGGGTTTAAATTTTCGACTTATGCAACATGGTGGATTAGACAAGCTATAACAAGAGCCATAGCTGATCAGGCAAGAACAATAAGGATTCCAGTTCACATGGTTGAAACCATTAACAAAATGAACAAAATTATAAGAGAACATTTACAAGAGTTTGGAGAATATCCAACAGCTGAAGAGTTATCAAAGAAAATGGATAAACCAGTTGAAAAAGTAAATGAAATACTCATGAGTGCAAAAGACATAATTTCTCTTAATTCTCCTATTTCTTCTGGAAATGGAGACGATGATGAATCAGAAACTGGAGATTTTATTGGTTCAGAAGATATGACACCAGAAGAAGTTGCACAACAAATGATATTAAAAGAAAAATTAGAGGAAGTATTAGACACATTACATCCAAAAGAAGCACTGGTTTTGAAAATGAGATACGGTTTTCTTGATGGGAAACAGAAAACTCTGGAAGAAGTAGGACAGTTTTTCAACGTTACCAGAGAAAGGATCAGACAAATAGAAACTAAAGCATTGAGAAAGCTGAGACATCCAAGTAGAAGTTCACAATTAAAAGATATTGTAGATGGATAA
- a CDS encoding FeoA family protein, whose protein sequence is MKLNLNQLKEGMKAKIISIDTNNRDRERFYALGLKPGKEIELFHVSPFNDPKIFKMGENKILIRNSEASRIMVESKDNLIDLFSAPKGFYQVYRLNGGNFFTRKMSQKDINEGTKIHKETHNSFLLIEKNKTIFLGKGQLNKILVSPIEKEEK, encoded by the coding sequence GTGAAACTAAACCTTAATCAACTTAAAGAAGGAATGAAAGCAAAAATCATATCTATAGATACAAATAATAGAGATAGAGAAAGATTTTATGCTCTTGGGTTAAAACCAGGCAAAGAAATAGAACTCTTTCACGTATCGCCATTTAACGATCCAAAAATATTTAAAATGGGAGAAAACAAGATATTGATTAGAAACTCTGAAGCATCCCGAATTATGGTTGAATCAAAAGACAATTTGATCGATCTTTTTTCTGCACCAAAAGGATTTTATCAGGTCTATAGACTAAACGGAGGGAACTTTTTTACAAGGAAAATGTCACAAAAAGATATTAATGAAGGAACTAAAATACATAAAGAAACCCATAATTCATTTTTGTTGATAGAAAAAAATAAAACTATTTTTCTTGGGAAAGGTCAATTAAATAAGATATTGGTGTCCCCTATAGAGAAAGAGGAGAAATAA
- the feoB gene encoding ferrous iron transport protein B, with protein MSKEVALIGNPNVGKTSIFNLLTGTRQYVANWPGVTVERKVGISNINGEKYRIVDLPGIYTLSANSEDEKVARDFFINEAPDTVLLIADALNLERTFYLLLQLIEMNLPVVLAINSIDEAEEKNKIVNTEVISKTLNIPVVLTSAKKNIGIDELKEKIEKLNLNDKEIYYDIEYPEKIKEFIRKVEEIFEKDDNLKAFNKKWLALNIIEFGLDTNLISDDLKSEIGKNFDVEKLQELYINWKFEFITSISETAYLSKGIDWSLRDMLDHVFTHKVLGIFIYILALFMVFSLTFTVSAPLSDLLDMGFVALAEIVGNTIEIDWLSSLLSDGIISGVGGVLVFIPQIFTLFFFMGFLEESGYLPRAAFLVDKLVRKFGLSGRSFMSIILGFGCNVPAIMSTKAVSNKKERIALILSIPFASCSARLPVYILLISAFFSTNAATIMLLVYITSIFLVLISAKIIELFIKDKESIPFTIEMPRFRMPTFRNLLLYTWNRGKHFLEKAGGIILVASILVWALTYFPNTGQDITTSFAAMIGKFFEPLTDHLGWDWRINTGLFFGVAAKEIVVSTYSTLFTGGSSLVVSLRNALSPQSALALIFFVLAYIPCFATLGVIKSETRSNKLIVFTLFYTTIVAYLLANLVYYVSGWIL; from the coding sequence ATGTCTAAAGAAGTCGCGTTAATAGGCAATCCTAATGTTGGGAAAACATCTATTTTTAACCTACTAACAGGGACAAGGCAATATGTTGCAAATTGGCCGGGAGTAACAGTAGAAAGAAAAGTTGGAATATCTAACATAAATGGAGAAAAATACAGAATAGTTGATTTACCCGGCATTTATACTTTATCTGCTAACTCAGAAGACGAAAAAGTTGCAAGGGACTTTTTTATAAATGAAGCTCCAGATACTGTTTTATTAATAGCAGATGCTTTAAATCTTGAAAGAACTTTTTACCTTTTACTTCAACTTATAGAAATGAATTTACCTGTTGTACTTGCTATAAATTCAATAGATGAAGCAGAAGAAAAAAACAAGATCGTTAACACAGAAGTCATTTCAAAAACTTTGAATATACCAGTTGTTTTGACTTCTGCTAAAAAGAACATAGGGATAGATGAATTAAAAGAAAAAATCGAAAAATTAAACTTAAATGACAAAGAGATATATTACGATATTGAATATCCAGAAAAAATAAAAGAATTCATAAGAAAGGTGGAGGAAATATTTGAAAAAGACGATAATTTAAAAGCTTTTAACAAAAAATGGTTAGCTTTGAATATAATTGAATTTGGATTAGACACAAATCTCATAAGCGATGATTTAAAGTCTGAAATTGGTAAAAATTTTGATGTAGAAAAACTACAAGAACTTTATATTAATTGGAAATTTGAATTCATAACTTCTATATCGGAAACAGCTTACCTTTCAAAAGGAATAGATTGGTCTCTTAGAGATATGTTAGACCACGTTTTTACACATAAAGTATTGGGAATCTTTATTTATATATTAGCTTTATTTATGGTTTTTTCGCTTACTTTCACTGTATCAGCCCCTTTATCAGACTTACTTGATATGGGTTTTGTTGCTTTAGCTGAGATAGTTGGTAACACAATTGAAATTGACTGGTTGAGTTCTTTGTTGTCTGATGGGATCATATCCGGTGTTGGGGGAGTTTTGGTTTTCATTCCTCAAATCTTCACGTTGTTCTTTTTCATGGGATTCTTGGAAGAGTCTGGTTATTTACCAAGAGCAGCTTTCCTTGTTGACAAACTTGTCAGAAAGTTTGGACTTAGTGGAAGATCGTTTATGTCTATTATACTCGGTTTTGGATGTAATGTTCCTGCTATAATGTCAACTAAGGCAGTTTCTAACAAAAAAGAAAGGATAGCATTGATTCTATCTATTCCTTTTGCCTCTTGTAGTGCCAGGTTACCAGTTTATATACTTTTGATAAGTGCATTTTTCTCAACAAATGCTGCAACAATTATGTTGTTGGTATATATCACCAGTATATTTTTAGTGTTAATTTCTGCAAAAATTATAGAGCTATTCATAAAAGATAAAGAGTCTATTCCTTTCACAATAGAAATGCCAAGGTTCAGAATGCCTACATTCAGAAATTTGCTGTTATATACTTGGAACAGAGGTAAACATTTCTTGGAAAAGGCTGGAGGAATTATTTTAGTGGCTTCAATATTAGTTTGGGCCTTAACTTATTTCCCAAACACGGGGCAAGATATTACAACATCTTTTGCCGCAATGATTGGAAAATTTTTTGAACCTCTTACTGATCATTTAGGCTGGGATTGGAGAATTAATACTGGATTGTTCTTTGGAGTGGCTGCAAAAGAAATTGTAGTTTCTACTTATTCAACTCTTTTCACAGGAGGCTCTTCTCTTGTGGTTAGTTTGAGAAATGCTTTGTCACCTCAATCAGCATTGGCATTAATTTTCTTTGTTTTGGCTTACATACCTTGTTTTGCTACTTTAGGAGTTATAAAATCTGAAACGAGAAGTAATAAATTAATTGTTTTCACACTTTTTTATACAACAATAGTAGCTTATTTATTAGCTAATCTCGTTTACTATGTTAGTGGGTGGATATTATGA
- a CDS encoding pyridoxal-phosphate-dependent aminotransferase family protein: MAKMIRKNYLMAPGPTPVPTDILLEGAKDTIHHRTPQYLEIQKKAIDGCQYLFQTKQPVYILSSSGSGAMEAAVANLINPGDKAISVNSGKFGERWGDLCRAFEADLDEIKLEWGSMVKPEQIKEALEKNPDTKAVFTTLSETSTGTIHPIKEIAEIVKDYEAILVVDAISGLLAQPLKMDEWGIDVVVTGVQKGFMMPPGIGLISASEKAMKVINENKNNKYYFDLKAYAKKYPDSPWTPPINLVYQLAKSVELLQEETIEGLWERHELMAKATRKAMEAMGLELFAENPGNVLTSIKVPEVVDGKKIVSFLRDNWGVTFAGGQEHLKGKIIRIAHLGYMSQFDVIIGISALEMGLKKFGYDLELGSGVKAAEEVFIKAGV, from the coding sequence ATGGCTAAAATGATTAGAAAAAACTATTTGATGGCACCTGGACCAACACCAGTACCAACAGACATATTGTTAGAGGGAGCAAAAGACACAATTCACCATAGAACTCCACAATACTTAGAAATTCAAAAGAAAGCGATTGACGGTTGCCAATATCTTTTCCAAACAAAACAACCTGTTTACATACTTTCATCATCTGGATCGGGGGCAATGGAAGCTGCAGTTGCAAATTTGATTAACCCAGGCGATAAAGCTATTTCTGTTAATTCAGGTAAATTTGGAGAAAGATGGGGGGATCTTTGTAGAGCTTTTGAAGCTGACCTTGACGAAATAAAATTAGAATGGGGAAGCATGGTTAAACCAGAACAAATTAAAGAAGCTTTAGAAAAAAATCCTGATACAAAAGCAGTTTTCACGACCCTTTCTGAAACTTCAACTGGAACAATTCATCCAATCAAAGAAATCGCTGAAATAGTTAAAGATTACGAAGCAATTTTAGTTGTTGACGCTATTTCAGGATTATTAGCTCAACCCCTAAAAATGGATGAATGGGGTATAGATGTTGTAGTAACAGGTGTGCAAAAAGGTTTTATGATGCCTCCTGGAATAGGTCTTATTTCAGCTTCGGAAAAAGCAATGAAAGTAATTAATGAAAATAAAAATAATAAATACTATTTTGATTTAAAAGCATATGCCAAAAAATACCCAGATTCACCATGGACTCCTCCAATTAATCTTGTTTATCAACTTGCTAAATCTGTTGAACTATTACAAGAAGAAACAATTGAAGGATTATGGGAAAGACACGAATTAATGGCAAAAGCTACAAGAAAAGCTATGGAAGCTATGGGTTTAGAATTGTTTGCTGAAAACCCTGGAAATGTTTTAACTTCAATAAAAGTCCCTGAAGTGGTAGACGGTAAAAAGATTGTTTCTTTCTTGAGAGACAATTGGGGAGTTACTTTTGCAGGTGGTCAAGAACATCTAAAAGGGAAAATTATCAGAATAGCTCACCTTGGTTATATGTCACAATTTGATGTTATAATAGGTATTTCAGCATTAGAAATGGGCTTAAAGAAATTTGGATATGACTTGGAATTGGGCTCAGGAGTAAAAGCTGCTGAAGAAGTGTTTATTAAGGCAGGTGTGTAA
- a CDS encoding D-2-hydroxyacid dehydrogenase, whose translation MWLHINDAMASDAMEKFEKELPNAKITTEHYEKDELIKRVKDFDILVVRSATKVTRDIIEAGKKLKIIGRAGMGLDNIDLDAAKEKGIEVLNTPGQNSLSVAELVVGMILSLNRHIVRGTKGISEGKWEKKLLKGTELSGKTLGIVGFGNIGKHLANLVGGFQVKVKVFDVFDIDEDTKKQFNIEQVSFEDLIKTSDIISLHVPHNDKTHHLISDKEFENMKDTALLINCARGGIVDEKALLKALKEKMIAGAGLDVYEEEPAKGELYNEIFSFDNVVGTPHIGASTKEAQQRVGINMVDRIVNATKKIKFEN comes from the coding sequence ATGTGGCTACATATTAACGACGCAATGGCGTCAGATGCAATGGAAAAGTTTGAGAAAGAATTACCAAATGCTAAAATAACTACAGAACACTATGAAAAAGATGAATTAATTAAAAGAGTAAAAGACTTTGATATTTTAGTTGTAAGATCTGCTACTAAAGTCACAAGAGATATAATTGAAGCTGGGAAAAAACTTAAAATAATTGGGAGAGCTGGCATGGGATTAGATAATATAGACCTTGATGCTGCCAAAGAAAAAGGAATAGAAGTTTTAAACACTCCTGGCCAAAACTCATTATCTGTTGCAGAATTAGTTGTTGGCATGATACTCTCTCTCAACAGGCACATTGTTAGAGGAACAAAGGGAATTTCCGAAGGTAAATGGGAAAAAAAATTATTAAAAGGTACAGAACTATCGGGAAAAACTCTGGGTATCGTTGGTTTTGGTAACATAGGTAAGCATTTAGCAAATCTTGTAGGTGGTTTTCAAGTAAAGGTAAAGGTATTTGATGTTTTTGATATCGATGAAGATACAAAGAAGCAATTCAATATAGAACAAGTATCTTTCGAAGATTTAATAAAAACTTCAGACATTATATCTTTGCATGTTCCACATAATGATAAAACACATCATTTAATTTCAGATAAAGAATTTGAAAATATGAAAGATACTGCATTGTTAATCAATTGCGCAAGGGGTGGCATTGTTGACGAAAAAGCACTTTTAAAAGCTTTAAAAGAAAAGATGATTGCTGGTGCAGGCCTTGATGTTTATGAAGAAGAACCTGCTAAAGGTGAGCTTTATAATGAAATTTTTAGTTTTGACAACGTAGTTGGCACTCCACATATCGGGGCATCAACAAAAGAAGCTCAACAAAGAGTTGGGATTAACATGGTAGATAGAATTGTAAATGCAACTAAAAAAATCAAGTTTGAAAATTAA
- a CDS encoding ferredoxin, with protein sequence MKVFIDQDACIGCGVCENLCPDVYRMNDEGKAEAVAPETDAPCAQDAADSCPVQAITVEE encoded by the coding sequence ATGAAAGTATTCATTGATCAAGATGCATGTATTGGTTGTGGTGTTTGTGAAAATTTATGCCCAGATGTCTACAGAATGAACGACGAAGGCAAAGCAGAAGCAGTTGCTCCTGAAACAGACGCTCCTTGTGCTCAAGATGCTGCTGATTCTTGTCCAGTACAAGCAATAACAGTAGAAGAATAA
- the minD gene encoding septum site-determining protein MinD, which produces MDNAKVFVVTSGKGGVGKTTITANLGAVLAVKGYNVCLIDADIGLKNLDLVLGLENRIVYTILDVINGNKGVMEVLVKHKFLKNLNLLASSQIANKDMISPEDMGNIISVLSKHFHYIIIDSPAGIERGFKNAISAAQHAIIVTTPDLTAISDADRVIGLLENNGYTDKNMSLIVNRLKPKMVKKKEMVSADDIKEALAIDILGVIPDSEEIILSTNEGKPLALGDKKNISRVFDNISERVSGNMIDLEEDLKADNRDNQGFVDFFKNLWKRS; this is translated from the coding sequence ATGGATAATGCAAAAGTTTTTGTCGTCACCTCAGGTAAAGGGGGAGTTGGGAAAACTACAATTACCGCTAATTTGGGAGCTGTGTTGGCTGTCAAAGGTTATAATGTTTGTCTCATCGATGCCGATATTGGACTTAAAAATCTTGATTTAGTTTTAGGCTTGGAAAACAGAATTGTTTATACTATATTAGATGTGATCAACGGAAACAAAGGAGTCATGGAGGTTTTGGTAAAACACAAATTTTTAAAAAATTTGAATTTACTTGCTTCATCTCAAATAGCAAACAAAGATATGATCTCTCCAGAAGATATGGGAAACATAATTTCTGTTTTATCTAAACATTTTCATTATATTATTATAGATTCTCCTGCTGGAATAGAGAGGGGATTTAAAAATGCTATTTCAGCTGCACAGCACGCCATAATTGTAACAACCCCTGATTTAACTGCTATCAGCGACGCTGATAGAGTTATTGGATTGCTTGAAAATAATGGTTATACTGATAAAAACATGTCACTTATTGTGAACCGGTTAAAACCAAAGATGGTCAAGAAAAAAGAAATGGTTTCTGCCGATGATATTAAAGAAGCTTTAGCTATTGATATTTTAGGAGTTATTCCAGATTCAGAAGAGATAATATTATCCACTAATGAAGGAAAGCCACTTGCTTTAGGAGACAAAAAGAATATTTCAAGAGTTTTTGACAACATTTCGGAAAGAGTTTCTGGAAACATGATAGACCTTGAGGAAGATTTAAAAGCTGATAACCGAGACAATCAAGGGTTTGTAGACTTTTTCAAAAATCTTTGGAAAAGGAGTTGA
- a CDS encoding secondary thiamine-phosphate synthase enzyme YjbQ — MVLKKSIKTNSRNELLDITREIQGEISKENIQSGTVVVFVPHTTAAVTINENADPDVKKDILKFMQDKVPNNYGFDHIEGNSDSHIKSSVFGPSITLIIENGKLLLGTWQSVYFCEFDGPRNRKYFVKITQD; from the coding sequence ATGGTGTTAAAAAAGTCTATTAAAACTAACTCGAGAAACGAACTCTTAGATATAACAAGAGAAATTCAAGGTGAAATAAGCAAAGAAAATATTCAATCTGGAACGGTTGTTGTTTTTGTCCCTCACACAACTGCTGCTGTCACTATTAACGAAAACGCAGACCCAGATGTGAAAAAAGATATATTAAAATTTATGCAAGACAAAGTACCAAACAATTACGGCTTTGACCATATAGAAGGTAATTCAGACTCTCATATAAAATCTTCTGTATTCGGCCCAAGTATTACTTTGATAATAGAAAATGGGAAACTATTATTGGGAACATGGCAAAGTGTTTATTTTTGCGAGTTTGATGGCCCTCGCAATAGAAAATACTTTGTAAAAATAACCCAAGACTGA
- a CDS encoding radical SAM protein — MSKEYIIPIFLPHGGCKKRCVFCNEYSATGFGEFPKYRDLDKIFERYLSYFSEKNNVYMAYYGSTFTGMEKEKIKYYLDYSQNKINEGYAKGIRFSTSPEEINEEIIDILKNYDIDLVELGVQSFNSEVLEKSNRPHDLENVYKAIKLLEENEIYFGLHLMTGLPGSNYEIEAYSVKETLKTKAKTVRIHPSVVLKNTILEKLYQKREFIPETLDEAVKKVSEFAIMIEKSGKKVIRYGLCLYGDQIRNVVAGPYHQSFGDLVKTDIIYKLIDNLEEEVKVPIKLKPQFLGYKKRNEEIIKDKSIIFEDRVDIEYGRRKGLDLEKLKKILL, encoded by the coding sequence ATGAGTAAGGAGTATATAATTCCAATATTTTTACCCCATGGTGGATGTAAAAAAAGGTGCGTGTTTTGTAACGAATACTCTGCAACAGGTTTTGGAGAATTTCCAAAATATAGGGATTTAGATAAAATATTTGAAAGGTATTTAAGTTATTTTTCAGAAAAAAATAACGTTTACATGGCTTATTATGGTTCGACTTTTACAGGCATGGAAAAAGAAAAAATTAAATACTATCTCGATTATTCTCAAAATAAGATAAATGAAGGTTATGCAAAAGGTATTAGATTCTCAACTTCACCAGAAGAGATAAATGAAGAGATAATAGACATCCTTAAGAACTACGATATCGACTTAGTAGAATTAGGAGTTCAGTCTTTCAACAGTGAAGTGCTTGAAAAATCCAATAGACCTCATGATCTTGAAAACGTATATAAGGCAATTAAACTTCTGGAAGAAAATGAAATATATTTTGGATTGCATCTGATGACTGGATTACCTGGTTCAAACTATGAGATTGAAGCGTATTCTGTTAAAGAAACATTAAAAACAAAGGCAAAAACCGTCAGAATTCACCCTTCAGTAGTTTTAAAAAACACCATTTTAGAGAAATTATATCAAAAGAGAGAATTTATTCCTGAAACACTCGATGAAGCTGTAAAAAAAGTATCAGAATTTGCTATTATGATTGAGAAATCTGGTAAGAAAGTTATCAGATATGGACTTTGCCTCTATGGCGACCAGATAAGAAATGTAGTTGCTGGTCCCTATCACCAAAGTTTTGGTGATTTGGTGAAAACAGATATAATTTATAAATTAATAGATAATTTGGAAGAAGAAGTTAAAGTGCCTATAAAATTAAAACCACAATTTTTGGGATATAAGAAAAGGAACGAAGAAATTATTAAGGATAAAAGTATAATTTTTGAAGATCGAGTAGACATAGAGTATGGTAGAAGAAAAGGCTTGGACTTAGAAAAGTTAAAGAAAATATTATTATAG
- a CDS encoding L,D-transpeptidase family protein, producing MKKKLLLLSILLLMINIFSFDIGIEENRYFPNKKIKEYILTSSIEGIDEVKVYLMNNALREELEVKENFKGNYSFRISLNNLVGNNNLLVKVYYDDKEFSKFYPNFVDSKSYKTETEIKIIPLKSEEGLDFLIDVNYSENVSLKQIEVNNKYLSTISDLREYIKSLENGSYNLDFQFEDNTNSKFSRSVEILKIDDFVMSNNSIKPQEKIQEIKYYVVKKGDSIYKIAKEYGVTPGDILNINDLKEPSKIYVGQVLKIGKVDYGQSVLRLEIDLSNNFLYLYYDDLLIKKYLVAVGRSDSTPPGYYRIYYKEKEPPLYWGDEIIYSGSIINGIGSRWLQLSQPQYGIHGTTKPWEIGKMISHGCIRMFNFNVEELDFITSLGTEVYVFRDKQEKAMLKNGESKNE from the coding sequence ATGAAAAAGAAGTTATTGTTATTATCTATACTTCTGTTAATGATTAACATATTTTCTTTTGATATTGGCATAGAAGAAAACAGATATTTTCCAAATAAAAAAATAAAAGAGTATATATTAACTTCATCGATCGAAGGAATTGATGAAGTCAAAGTTTATTTGATGAATAACGCTTTAAGAGAAGAGTTGGAAGTAAAAGAAAACTTCAAAGGGAATTATTCTTTCCGCATTTCATTGAATAATCTGGTTGGTAATAACAATTTACTTGTAAAAGTATATTATGATGATAAAGAATTTTCTAAATTTTATCCAAATTTTGTGGATTCAAAAAGTTATAAAACTGAAACTGAGATAAAGATAATTCCCCTAAAATCTGAAGAAGGTTTGGATTTTTTGATAGATGTAAACTATTCAGAAAATGTCAGTTTAAAACAGATAGAGGTAAACAATAAGTATTTAAGCACCATATCCGACTTGAGAGAGTATATAAAATCATTGGAGAATGGTTCTTATAACTTAGATTTTCAATTTGAAGATAACACAAATTCAAAATTTTCAAGATCAGTTGAAATTTTGAAAATAGATGATTTTGTCATGTCTAACAATTCAATAAAACCGCAAGAAAAAATTCAGGAAATTAAATATTATGTGGTAAAAAAAGGCGATAGTATATATAAAATCGCAAAAGAATATGGTGTGACTCCAGGGGACATATTAAACATCAATGACTTGAAAGAACCATCAAAAATATATGTTGGCCAGGTATTAAAAATTGGAAAAGTTGATTATGGTCAGAGCGTTTTAAGATTAGAAATAGATCTATCTAACAATTTTTTATATTTGTATTATGACGATTTGTTGATAAAAAAATATCTTGTAGCCGTTGGAAGAAGTGATTCAACACCTCCAGGTTATTACAGAATATACTATAAAGAAAAAGAACCGCCTCTTTATTGGGGGGATGAAATAATTTATTCAGGTTCTATAATAAATGGTATAGGATCAAGATGGCTTCAATTGTCTCAACCACAATACGGTATACATGGAACTACAAAACCATGGGAAATTGGAAAGATGATATCTCACGGTTGTATTAGAATGTTCAATTTCAATGTTGAAGAGCTGGATTTCATAACCTCTCTTGGTACAGAAGTATATGTTTTTAGAGACAAACAAGAAAAAGCCATGTTGAAAAATGGAGAAAGTAAAAATGAGTAA